From one Candidatus Cloacimonadota bacterium genomic stretch:
- a CDS encoding PAS domain S-box protein gives MESILIVEDEGLIASSIKNILRHLGYSETYIASSSTEAIQIIEDKNPDFVLADIVLEGDVNGIEMAKQIKEKYKIPLIYLTAHSDEKTIEKAKMSEPYGFITKPFKIEELRIALEIAFHKFKMEKKVLESEEKYHLLTEAVMDIIFSLDQKGKFTFISSAFDRITGLNGEKYIGKHFTSVLASERIEEALERFKQRLSGEELPLFETEIIRKGGKTISVEINTTSFDDKIVERKGFIGTIRDISKRKLSEEELKNTSNLLHQTQEELIQTKTLANLGVLAAGIAHEIRNPLANISALSQYSMRKFKLDEQMRNNLEAIMRSSERANGIIKDLLDFAKPRELKIDKISIIDIISRVCKLTEAKRLNQQVILQFGYEKNLPKIEIDGKQIEQTMMNIVMNSIEAMPKGGCLTINVKQVDGFISIAIQDTGRGIPKKNIDKIFNPFFTNKKEGVGLGLSVAHRIIQSHRGKVNVKSTYNKGTTFAIALPVHHDNRSL, from the coding sequence ATGGAATCAATCTTAATTGTTGAGGATGAAGGTCTTATTGCTTCGAGCATAAAGAATATTCTTCGTCATCTGGGATATAGCGAAACCTATATAGCATCGTCAAGCACAGAAGCGATACAGATCATCGAAGATAAGAATCCTGATTTCGTTCTTGCTGATATCGTCCTTGAAGGTGATGTCAACGGTATTGAGATGGCTAAACAGATAAAAGAAAAATATAAAATACCGCTCATCTATCTCACTGCTCACTCGGATGAAAAAACTATTGAAAAAGCAAAAATGAGTGAACCTTATGGCTTCATAACCAAACCATTTAAAATCGAAGAATTGAGAATTGCTCTTGAGATCGCTTTCCATAAGTTCAAGATGGAGAAAAAAGTTTTGGAGAGTGAGGAGAAATATCACCTCTTAACTGAAGCTGTTATGGATATTATTTTTTCGCTTGATCAGAAAGGAAAGTTTACATTTATCAGCTCTGCATTTGACAGGATCACTGGTTTAAATGGCGAAAAGTACATTGGAAAACATTTTACTTCGGTATTAGCTTCCGAACGTATCGAAGAAGCACTTGAAAGGTTTAAGCAGAGACTTTCGGGAGAAGAATTACCTCTTTTTGAAACAGAAATCATTCGAAAAGGAGGTAAAACTATCTCAGTTGAAATCAATACGACATCTTTTGATGACAAGATTGTTGAACGAAAAGGTTTTATAGGCACTATCAGAGATATTTCAAAGAGAAAACTATCTGAAGAGGAGTTGAAAAATACGAGCAATCTTCTGCATCAAACGCAGGAAGAATTGATCCAGACAAAGACCCTTGCAAACCTTGGCGTGCTGGCAGCAGGAATTGCACATGAGATTAGAAATCCTCTGGCTAACATCTCTGCACTTTCTCAATATAGCATGAGAAAGTTCAAGTTGGATGAACAGATGCGAAATAATCTGGAAGCGATCATGAGGAGTTCTGAAAGAGCTAATGGAATAATTAAAGATCTTCTTGATTTCGCAAAACCACGCGAGCTGAAGATTGACAAGATCTCAATAATTGATATTATATCGAGAGTATGCAAACTTACCGAGGCAAAACGTCTAAATCAGCAAGTGATCCTGCAATTCGGCTATGAAAAGAATCTTCCAAAAATTGAGATCGATGGGAAGCAGATCGAGCAAACAATGATGAATATTGTGATGAATTCAATTGAAGCGATGCCTAAAGGCGGTTGTTTGACAATTAATGTAAAACAAGTTGATGGTTTTATTTCGATTGCTATCCAGGATACAGGTAGAGGAATTCCAAAGAAAAACATCGATAAAATATTCAATCCTTTTTTCACGAACAAAAAAGAAGGTGTTGGACTCGGTCTGTCTGTAGCTCATAGGATAATCCAGTCACACAGGGGAAAGGTCAATGTGAAGAGTACTTATAATAAAGGAACAACATTTGCGATTGCACTGCCAGTACATCATGACAACCGATCCTTATAG
- a CDS encoding DUF3467 domain-containing protein has translation MAEQKQQQIKINIPKEHSEGIYSNVAFMNFNQSEFVVDFGRILPAVPEATIYSRVILSPQHAKRLMQLLERNLKKYEEQFGAIKLPEQGSKQNIGFQQATINQ, from the coding sequence ATGGCTGAACAAAAGCAACAGCAGATCAAGATCAATATACCAAAAGAACATTCGGAAGGTATCTATTCAAACGTGGCATTCATGAATTTCAATCAATCAGAATTCGTTGTCGATTTTGGCAGAATTCTTCCAGCTGTTCCTGAGGCAACGATCTATTCCCGGGTAATATTATCACCTCAACATGCAAAACGACTGATGCAGCTCTTAGAACGAAATCTGAAAAAATACGAAGAACAATTCGGAGCGATTAAGCTGCCAGAGCAAGGATCAAAACAAAATATAGGTTTTCAGCAAGCTACAATAAACCAGTAA
- a CDS encoding aldehyde dehydrogenase family protein, translated as MKEILEKLGIKEVNHGAYCGDWLHTKGEEVTVFSPIDDSILGKVKTATAEDYDKVAEKAQEAFKIWRNIPAPKRGEIVRLIGLEFRKYKDELGQLVTMEMGKIYTEGLGEVQEMIDMADLAVGMSRQLYGATIQSERPEHRMFEQYHPLGVIGIISAFNFPVAVWAWNAFVAAVCGDTMIWKPSTSTPLTAIAVTKIVHQVLETQDVPKAIFNLVIGRGSEIGEKLINDKNIPLISATGSCQMGKRVYQAAAKRYGKVILELGGNNAIIVMEDANIELALKAVLFGAVGTSGQRCTSTRRVLLHEDIFDDFVKKLEKAYGSVPIGNPLDPDVLMGPLVDQSAVKAYQNALEKIEEQGGEIIYGGEVLTEGVPGSCYVLPTIATAQNNMQIVQAETFAPILYLIKIKNIDQAIELHNDVPQGLSSAIFTNNIQYAEQFLSDRGSDCGIANVNIGTSGAEIGGAFGGEKETGGGREAGSDAWKAYMRRQTNTINWGKKMPLAQGVEFDLD; from the coding sequence ATGAAAGAAATACTTGAAAAACTCGGTATCAAAGAGGTCAATCACGGCGCATATTGCGGCGATTGGCTTCATACAAAAGGTGAAGAGGTCACCGTGTTTTCACCAATCGATGATTCGATTCTTGGTAAGGTGAAAACTGCAACTGCAGAAGATTATGACAAGGTTGCAGAAAAAGCGCAGGAAGCATTCAAAATTTGGAGAAATATTCCTGCTCCTAAACGGGGCGAGATCGTCAGACTGATCGGGCTCGAGTTTAGAAAATATAAAGATGAACTCGGTCAACTTGTTACTATGGAAATGGGAAAGATCTATACAGAAGGGCTTGGTGAAGTCCAGGAAATGATCGACATGGCTGATCTTGCAGTTGGCATGTCACGTCAACTCTATGGCGCAACGATACAGTCAGAAAGACCAGAACATAGAATGTTTGAGCAATATCATCCGCTTGGTGTGATCGGCATCATCTCTGCATTCAATTTCCCCGTCGCAGTCTGGGCCTGGAATGCTTTTGTTGCAGCAGTATGCGGCGACACAATGATATGGAAACCCTCAACATCAACACCCTTAACCGCAATTGCAGTCACAAAAATCGTGCATCAGGTTCTTGAAACGCAGGATGTTCCAAAAGCGATATTCAATCTTGTTATCGGACGCGGAAGTGAAATCGGAGAGAAGCTCATCAATGATAAAAATATTCCGCTCATAAGCGCTACAGGAAGCTGTCAGATGGGTAAGAGAGTATATCAGGCAGCTGCAAAAAGATACGGCAAAGTCATTCTCGAACTTGGCGGCAATAATGCGATCATCGTTATGGAAGATGCAAATATCGAACTGGCGCTCAAAGCTGTGCTTTTCGGTGCAGTCGGTACTTCAGGGCAGCGTTGTACATCGACAAGAAGAGTTCTTCTTCACGAAGATATCTTTGATGATTTTGTGAAGAAACTTGAAAAAGCATATGGCTCAGTACCTATTGGAAATCCTCTCGATCCAGATGTACTTATGGGTCCTTTAGTTGACCAATCTGCCGTCAAAGCATATCAGAATGCCCTCGAGAAGATAGAGGAACAGGGCGGCGAGATCATATATGGTGGAGAAGTATTAACAGAAGGTGTTCCCGGAAGTTGCTATGTACTTCCTACGATTGCGACTGCACAAAATAACATGCAGATCGTTCAAGCAGAAACCTTTGCACCAATCCTGTATCTGATAAAAATCAAGAACATCGATCAGGCGATCGAACTTCATAATGATGTTCCGCAGGGACTTTCATCAGCCATATTTACCAACAATATCCAATATGCAGAGCAGTTCCTCAGCGATCGCGGAAGCGATTGCGGTATTGCAAATGTCAACATTGGTACAAGCGGCGCTGAGATCGGCGGGGCGTTTGGTGGAGAAAAAGAGACCGGTGGCGGTCGAGAAGCTGGCAGTGATGCATGGAAAGCATATATGAGACGTCAGACGAACACTATAAATTGGGGTAAGAAGATGCCGCTTGCTCAAGGTGTCGAATTTGACCTCGATTAG
- the pruA gene encoding L-glutamate gamma-semialdehyde dehydrogenase, with protein sequence MPNAKLEVPFPTNEPILGYRAGSPEKTLLKQTLKEMMSKEIEIPLIIGGKEIKTGNLGECRIPHDHKHLIGKYHKAGAKEVQMAIDAALEVRQKWADMPWEDRVAIFQRAAQLLATKYRPILNAATMLTQSKNAFQAEIDSACELIDFFRFNTYYAMKIYERQPNSSAGIWNMLEHRALEGFIFAVTPFNFTSIAGNLPSAPAIMGNVSLWKPASSAVYSGYYLMKLFKEAGVPDGVINFIPGSGAQVGNPVLQSPDLAGVHFTGSTATFQSMWKMIGGNIQNYKTYPRIVGETGGKDFIVAHTSADVEVLKVAIIRGAFEYQGQKCSAASRSYIPKTVWDHIKNPLIEDIKSLKMGDVMDFTNFVNAVIDRAAYDSITDYIKYAKAANDAEIIVGGNFDDSKGYFIEPTIILTTNPKFKTIQEEIFGPVITIYVYKDEKFEEALHLCDETSPYALTGAVFANDREAILLAKDILRNAAGNFYVNDKPTGAVVGQQPFGGARASGTNDKAGDMINLLRWVSPRTIKENFNPPTDYRYPFMEEE encoded by the coding sequence ATGCCTAATGCAAAATTGGAGGTGCCCTTCCCGACGAATGAACCGATCCTCGGTTATCGTGCGGGTTCACCCGAAAAGACACTACTTAAACAAACCCTCAAAGAGATGATGAGCAAGGAGATCGAAATTCCACTCATTATTGGTGGAAAAGAGATCAAAACCGGAAATCTCGGAGAATGCAGGATTCCTCATGATCACAAACATCTTATTGGCAAATATCACAAGGCAGGAGCCAAGGAAGTTCAGATGGCGATCGATGCTGCATTGGAAGTACGACAGAAATGGGCAGATATGCCATGGGAAGATCGTGTAGCGATCTTTCAGAGAGCTGCACAGCTCCTTGCCACGAAGTATCGTCCGATCCTTAATGCTGCGACCATGCTCACGCAAAGCAAAAATGCGTTCCAGGCAGAGATCGATTCTGCATGTGAACTCATAGACTTTTTCCGTTTCAATACGTACTATGCAATGAAGATCTATGAACGTCAGCCGAACTCATCTGCTGGAATATGGAATATGCTTGAACATCGTGCACTTGAAGGATTTATCTTTGCTGTTACACCGTTCAACTTTACATCCATCGCAGGTAATCTGCCATCAGCACCGGCAATCATGGGTAATGTGTCTTTGTGGAAGCCAGCGTCATCTGCGGTCTATAGCGGTTATTATCTTATGAAATTATTCAAAGAAGCAGGTGTGCCCGATGGTGTCATTAACTTTATTCCCGGTTCAGGTGCACAGGTTGGTAATCCTGTTCTACAAAGTCCTGATCTGGCAGGTGTGCACTTTACTGGTAGCACTGCAACATTCCAGAGTATGTGGAAAATGATCGGCGGAAATATTCAGAATTATAAGACCTATCCGCGAATCGTTGGTGAGACCGGTGGTAAGGATTTCATCGTTGCTCATACTTCAGCAGATGTCGAAGTGCTCAAAGTAGCAATTATTCGGGGTGCTTTTGAATATCAGGGACAGAAATGCTCGGCTGCATCACGCTCTTATATACCCAAAACTGTATGGGACCACATCAAGAATCCGCTTATCGAAGATATCAAATCACTCAAGATGGGTGATGTCATGGATTTCACTAATTTTGTGAATGCTGTGATCGATAGAGCAGCGTATGATTCCATTACAGATTACATCAAATATGCAAAAGCAGCTAATGATGCGGAAATAATTGTTGGTGGAAATTTCGATGATTCGAAAGGTTACTTCATCGAGCCAACTATCATTCTAACGACAAATCCGAAGTTCAAAACCATTCAGGAAGAGATATTCGGACCTGTCATTACTATTTATGTCTATAAAGATGAAAAATTCGAAGAAGCCCTCCATCTCTGCGATGAAACATCACCCTATGCATTGACCGGTGCGGTATTTGCGAATGATAGAGAAGCGATCTTATTGGCAAAGGATATTCTCAGAAATGCAGCTGGTAATTTCTATGTTAATGATAAACCGACAGGTGCAGTTGTCGGGCAGCAGCCATTTGGTGGTGCACGTGCTTCGGGCACGAATGATAAAGCTGGCGATATGATCAATCTGCTTCGCTGGGTTTCTCCGCGAACCATCAAAGAGAATTTCAATCCCCCAACCGATTATCGTTACCCCTTCATGGAAGAAGAATAA
- a CDS encoding DUF1858 domain-containing protein: MAEKLITKDMWIEEILEKYPTAQEFLSKKNIVCVMCGEPVWGSLEELMQEKDFTEEQIDSILIELNEFLQK; encoded by the coding sequence ATGGCTGAGAAACTCATTACAAAAGATATGTGGATCGAGGAAATATTAGAGAAGTATCCCACTGCTCAGGAATTCCTTTCGAAGAAAAATATTGTGTGCGTTATGTGTGGAGAACCGGTCTGGGGGTCGCTTGAAGAACTCATGCAGGAAAAGGACTTCACCGAAGAACAAATAGACAGTATATTAATCGAGTTAAACGAATTTTTACAAAAATAA